In Myxococcus stipitatus, the following are encoded in one genomic region:
- a CDS encoding FrgA protein produces the protein MPARLAQLLVSRTLLSQEKAGELLRHQQAQGGHLDTVLLEQGLASEADVLSLLGDVSGFRPVNLVDFEPNAEVASFIPPKIAERLCVVPLSLDGQTLHVACSYPVPKKELDEVGFLLGKPLELWVAAEVRIREWISAIYRQPLPPRFTQLVAALDPEQQLPVTPPPPPPPEESLTVEMVERLAHSVAREPVATEVRSAPRPEQRDPQRPPPPPPPDTAAAPPPAFVRAPLRLNMPGGAQPSRPDTSRPAQPPVLTATPMQGAHGGTSAERGSHAATPENTQAASRQTGSGTAHGASSASRAATTGATQSAASTAQQSSHPASASASAPRATATGAHHGATSTAQPPFPPGTAGVAQPPFPPGAASSGQQVSQHAQHSASAAQSSSPSGPTGASQPGHHGATGSFPHGATGASQPAHHGASGSPPSFQHGATGTGPTGSTSSHPHGTTGAAQHGATGSASTPPSASRAPAANTAPGTQSAQRTGTQTSAPRGAPQDSGPTPPVWPPAPPAQPGHSPQIWPPGPAASPSSPEAPAPSTLRFGTQSAGSVNAPPRSSEPAFIVFPNPNKATTPAPARPRASEPEPRPPPSSTNQDVPDWTLAQARAALKESTKDRDRLMDVALRFGRRTFDYVAAFAVLRGAAVGWEARGDGMSGEQLAQVSVPLDASSVFRTVAVTRGSYAGPLSPDALTRHYLELFGRQTPRTVFLYPVEVKGRLVAIIYGDCGQKPMSQRRLSDYILFCQDLASAFQELILFRKQRLSAPRAPEEDISIDVDVPAGTAPAPAPAVVAGLGWSPFFGRGASGTVGRAAALPPRAQSQEERPPPDFAPLLRRLTGPDAAQRSNAMVELARSPEASARVLAQHFPGPTAWSRLPVVELPEADELGPIPAAMSRLGRPAAQALAPLLDAHDADTRYFALLTAGNLPYVELVDGVLRGLFDLEPDISSAARVASAALKQLPRLDSAMRELRQELNSRDMMRRALAARALGTLHDRDAVEGLIQLTRSEDEMCAQAAAEALREVTRMPLGLSPKQWAAWWAENRSRRRADWLITALRHRELDVRLAAIEELSRALNDTLGYYADAPESEREVAVRRWEAAAVAPANARRLGML, from the coding sequence ATGCCCGCCCGTCTTGCCCAGCTCCTCGTCTCCCGCACACTCCTTTCCCAGGAGAAGGCGGGAGAGTTGTTGCGTCACCAGCAGGCCCAGGGCGGACACCTGGACACGGTCCTGCTGGAACAGGGGCTCGCGAGCGAGGCGGATGTGCTCTCGCTGCTCGGAGACGTGTCGGGCTTCCGTCCGGTGAACCTGGTCGACTTCGAGCCCAACGCGGAAGTCGCCTCCTTCATCCCGCCCAAGATCGCCGAGCGGCTCTGCGTGGTGCCGCTCTCCCTGGACGGCCAGACGCTGCACGTCGCCTGCTCGTATCCGGTGCCCAAGAAGGAGCTCGACGAGGTCGGGTTCCTGCTCGGCAAGCCGCTCGAGCTGTGGGTGGCCGCCGAGGTCCGCATCCGCGAGTGGATCTCCGCCATCTACCGCCAGCCGCTGCCCCCGCGCTTCACCCAGTTGGTCGCCGCGCTGGACCCGGAACAGCAGCTTCCCGTCACGCCTCCGCCTCCACCGCCCCCCGAGGAGTCCCTCACGGTGGAGATGGTGGAGCGGCTGGCTCACTCCGTGGCGAGGGAGCCCGTGGCCACGGAGGTCCGCTCCGCGCCCCGGCCCGAGCAGCGTGACCCACAGCGGCCGCCGCCGCCCCCGCCCCCTGACACCGCGGCCGCGCCACCGCCGGCCTTCGTCCGAGCACCGCTGCGGCTGAACATGCCCGGGGGCGCGCAGCCGTCGAGGCCCGACACGTCGCGCCCCGCCCAGCCGCCCGTGCTCACCGCCACGCCCATGCAGGGCGCTCACGGTGGGACCAGCGCCGAGCGAGGCTCGCACGCCGCAACACCCGAGAACACGCAGGCCGCGTCCCGTCAGACGGGTTCAGGCACCGCGCACGGGGCATCGTCGGCATCGCGTGCCGCGACGACAGGCGCCACGCAGTCGGCCGCGAGCACCGCTCAACAGTCATCGCATCCTGCGAGCGCCTCTGCATCGGCACCTCGGGCAACGGCCACGGGCGCCCATCACGGTGCGACGAGCACTGCGCAACCCCCGTTCCCGCCTGGAACAGCAGGTGTCGCGCAACCGCCGTTCCCCCCTGGTGCAGCGAGCTCCGGGCAGCAGGTGTCCCAGCACGCCCAGCATTCCGCGAGTGCCGCACAGTCATCGTCCCCGTCTGGTCCGACGGGCGCCTCTCAGCCTGGTCATCACGGGGCCACGGGCTCGTTCCCGCACGGAGCAACGGGCGCCTCGCAGCCTGCTCACCACGGAGCCTCGGGCTCACCTCCGTCGTTCCAGCACGGAGCAACAGGCACTGGCCCCACAGGTTCGACCTCTTCGCATCCCCACGGCACGACCGGCGCCGCGCAGCACGGAGCCACCGGCTCCGCGAGCACGCCCCCATCCGCCTCCCGCGCCCCGGCCGCGAACACCGCCCCCGGTACACAGTCCGCGCAGCGCACGGGCACGCAGACCTCCGCCCCTCGCGGTGCCCCCCAGGACTCCGGTCCGACGCCACCCGTGTGGCCGCCGGCCCCGCCCGCGCAACCCGGTCACTCGCCTCAAATCTGGCCTCCAGGTCCCGCGGCGTCGCCGTCTTCCCCTGAAGCACCAGCGCCCTCCACGCTCCGCTTCGGAACCCAGTCCGCGGGAAGCGTGAACGCACCGCCGCGTTCGAGCGAGCCCGCGTTCATCGTCTTCCCCAACCCCAACAAGGCCACCACCCCAGCACCGGCGCGCCCCCGCGCCAGCGAGCCGGAACCCCGGCCGCCTCCGTCCTCCACCAACCAGGACGTCCCGGACTGGACGCTGGCGCAGGCGCGCGCGGCCCTCAAGGAGTCCACCAAGGACCGCGACCGGCTCATGGACGTGGCGCTGCGCTTCGGCCGTCGCACGTTCGACTACGTCGCGGCCTTCGCCGTGCTGCGAGGCGCCGCCGTGGGCTGGGAAGCCCGTGGCGACGGCATGTCGGGTGAGCAGCTCGCCCAGGTCTCCGTGCCGCTCGACGCCAGCAGCGTCTTCCGCACGGTGGCGGTGACGCGAGGAAGCTACGCGGGGCCGCTGTCCCCGGACGCCCTCACGCGGCACTACCTGGAACTGTTCGGCCGTCAGACGCCGCGCACCGTCTTCCTGTACCCGGTGGAGGTGAAGGGCCGGCTGGTGGCCATCATCTACGGCGACTGCGGGCAGAAGCCCATGAGCCAGCGCCGGCTGTCGGACTACATCCTGTTCTGCCAGGACCTGGCCTCCGCCTTCCAGGAGCTCATCCTCTTCCGCAAGCAGCGCCTGTCCGCGCCGCGCGCCCCCGAGGAGGACATCTCCATCGACGTGGACGTGCCAGCCGGCACCGCGCCCGCACCCGCGCCCGCGGTGGTGGCGGGCCTCGGCTGGAGCCCCTTCTTCGGCCGAGGCGCCTCTGGCACCGTCGGCCGCGCCGCCGCCCTGCCCCCTCGCGCGCAGTCCCAGGAAGAGCGCCCGCCCCCGGACTTCGCCCCGCTGCTGCGCCGGCTCACCGGCCCGGACGCGGCCCAGCGCTCCAACGCAATGGTGGAGCTGGCGCGCTCGCCCGAGGCCAGCGCCCGGGTCCTCGCCCAGCACTTCCCGGGCCCCACCGCGTGGAGCCGCCTGCCCGTCGTCGAGCTGCCCGAGGCGGATGAGCTCGGCCCCATTCCCGCCGCGATGTCCCGGCTCGGCCGTCCCGCCGCGCAGGCCCTGGCGCCGCTGCTGGACGCGCACGACGCGGACACGCGCTACTTCGCGCTGCTCACCGCGGGCAACCTGCCCTACGTGGAGCTCGTCGACGGCGTGCTGCGCGGACTGTTCGACCTGGAGCCGGATATCTCCAGCGCCGCGCGAGTCGCCTCGGCCGCGCTCAAGCAACTGCCGCGTCTGGACTCCGCGATGCGGGAGCTCCGCCAGGAGCTCAACAGCCGCGACATGATGCGCCGGGCGCTCGCCGCCAGAGCCCTGGGCACCCTGCACGACCGCGACGCCGTCGAGGGTCTCATCCAGCTCACGCGCAGCGAGGACGAGATGTGCGCCCAGGCCGCCGCGGAGGCGCTGCGCGAAGTGACGCGCATGCCGCTGGGCCTCAGCCCCAAGCAGTGGGCGGCCTGGTGGGCGGAGAACCGCAGCCGCCGTCGCGCCGACTGGCTCATCACCGCCCTGCGCCACCGCGAGCTCGATGTCCGGCTCGCCGCCATCGAGGAGCTGAGCCGCGCGCTCAACGACACCCTCGGCTACTACGCGGACGCGCCCGAGTCCGAGCGCGAAGTCGCCGTGCGCCGCTGGGAGGCCGCCGCCGTGGCTCCGGCCAACGCTCGCCGCCTGGGCATGCTCTGA
- a CDS encoding sensor histidine kinase, with the protein MTSGMWLNLIACAGLLALAGLVLARVGRNPLALPLSLLSIILSTWNFTGFALERSGEPGWRLVSFAAMVMTLPSTLHFILTFVGRRRRSAWAMYGTYGLMGALALVLLAALGAPALATKLSTWHFGLVATLLVAPPLCGGFALLGLHLRDAKNPDERARAGLVVVGLGLLVGMMLTEFAKELGLSQVPLLGNVGTLLGLPMMTLAALRIGLFERDVGSEAHWMALLAVPLAAVGVLAYLAVFRLFATQVSVLVVLTTAITFALLVAARRGVTAFVTRGERMKRLATMGRFSAQMAHDLKNPIAALKGAAQYLKEEHARGQSWDHQGEFLDLMLEQVDRVGRVVDTYQRMSRVEPRPHPVDLGRLVEGVLSLQSFASPGQTTILRQLEPGLPPCAADADLLSNALENLVLNGIEAMPEGGTLTVRTLRDGKALAVEVEDTGEGMDARTRERAFDDFFTTKSSGSGLGLAFVRRVVEAHGGTVRLTSREGHGTVVRLRLPEAVSRDAGSGIEGEAA; encoded by the coding sequence ATGACCAGCGGGATGTGGCTCAACCTCATCGCCTGCGCTGGGTTGCTCGCGCTCGCGGGTCTGGTGCTCGCGCGCGTGGGGCGCAATCCGCTCGCGCTGCCGCTGTCGCTCCTGTCCATCATCCTCTCCACCTGGAACTTCACGGGCTTCGCGTTGGAGCGCTCGGGCGAACCGGGCTGGAGGCTGGTGAGCTTCGCCGCCATGGTGATGACGCTGCCCAGCACCCTGCACTTCATCCTCACGTTCGTGGGGCGGCGCAGGCGCTCGGCCTGGGCCATGTACGGCACGTACGGCCTCATGGGCGCGCTCGCCCTGGTGTTGCTCGCGGCGCTCGGAGCCCCCGCGCTGGCCACGAAGCTGTCGACGTGGCACTTCGGCCTCGTCGCCACGCTGCTCGTCGCCCCGCCCCTGTGCGGAGGCTTCGCGCTGCTGGGCCTGCACCTGCGCGACGCCAAGAACCCCGATGAGCGGGCCCGCGCGGGGCTCGTGGTCGTAGGCCTGGGGTTGCTCGTCGGGATGATGTTGACGGAGTTCGCGAAGGAGCTCGGCCTGTCGCAAGTCCCGCTGTTGGGCAACGTGGGGACACTGCTGGGACTCCCCATGATGACGCTGGCCGCGCTGCGAATCGGCCTCTTCGAGCGCGACGTGGGCTCCGAAGCGCACTGGATGGCCCTGCTCGCGGTGCCCCTGGCGGCCGTGGGAGTGCTGGCCTATCTCGCCGTCTTCCGCCTCTTCGCCACGCAAGTCAGCGTGCTGGTGGTGCTCACCACGGCCATCACCTTCGCGCTGCTGGTGGCCGCGCGCCGAGGCGTCACCGCGTTCGTCACCCGCGGCGAGCGCATGAAGCGCCTGGCCACCATGGGCCGCTTCTCCGCGCAGATGGCGCACGACCTGAAGAACCCCATCGCCGCGCTGAAGGGCGCCGCGCAGTACCTCAAGGAAGAGCACGCGCGAGGCCAGTCCTGGGACCACCAGGGAGAGTTCCTCGACCTGATGTTGGAGCAGGTGGACCGGGTCGGCCGCGTCGTGGACACCTATCAGCGGATGTCCCGCGTGGAGCCTCGGCCGCACCCCGTGGACCTGGGGCGATTGGTGGAGGGCGTCCTGTCACTCCAGTCCTTCGCGAGCCCGGGGCAGACCACCATCCTCCGGCAGTTGGAGCCCGGCCTGCCTCCGTGCGCCGCGGACGCGGACCTCCTGTCCAACGCCCTGGAGAACCTGGTGCTCAACGGCATCGAGGCCATGCCCGAGGGCGGCACCCTCACGGTGCGCACGCTGCGCGACGGCAAGGCGCTGGCCGTGGAAGTGGAGGACACGGGCGAGGGCATGGACGCGCGCACGCGGGAGCGGGCCTTCGACGACTTCTTCACCACGAAGTCCTCGGGGAGTGGCCTGGGCCTGGCCTTCGTGCGCCGGGTGGTGGAGGCCCATGGAGGCACGGTGCGTCTGACAAGCCGGGAGGGACACGGTACGGTGGTGCGCCTGCGCCTGCCGGAAGCCGTCTCGCGGGACGCAGGTAGTGGAATCGAAGGGGAGGCTGCGTGA
- a CDS encoding sigma-54 dependent transcriptional regulator produces MSESLKGTVLLVDDDPAVAKVLGALLSQAGLTTYAAKDGEEALAHLERKPVDVVVSDVRMPGMDGMRLLTEVAKGWPDVPVILLTAHGTVPLAVEAMKAGAADFVLKPFDREEILFTIRKALLRAHGEEANEPLRTPSAFVGGSRRMQEVQALLAKAATGMATVLLRGESGTGKELAAKAVHDGSPRRAGPFVKLHCAALPDTLLESELFGYEKGAFTGAATRKPGRVELAHGGTLFLDEIGDISPSVQVKLLRVIQERELERLGGTQTLKVDVRFVAATHQPLEDMVKQGRFREDLFYRLNVVPLWMPSLRERPEDIESLAKHFLEAHAKTNGKPPFTLTNEGLAVLLAQPWPGNVRQLQNFLERLVVLSDGQTLTGEDVMRELARQPGLSSPVPPVPQSSVTASEPGAMAASSESGRTLESQRKDMERQAMVDALKRAGDNRTLAARLLGISRRTLYNKLEEYGLL; encoded by the coding sequence GTGAGCGAGTCGTTGAAGGGAACCGTGCTGCTGGTGGACGACGACCCGGCCGTGGCCAAAGTGCTGGGCGCGCTGCTCTCCCAGGCGGGGTTGACGACCTACGCGGCCAAGGACGGCGAGGAAGCGCTCGCGCACCTGGAACGAAAGCCCGTCGACGTCGTGGTCAGTGACGTGCGCATGCCTGGCATGGACGGCATGCGCCTCTTGACCGAGGTGGCCAAGGGCTGGCCCGACGTCCCCGTCATCCTGCTCACCGCGCATGGCACCGTGCCGCTGGCCGTGGAGGCCATGAAGGCGGGCGCCGCGGACTTCGTGCTCAAGCCCTTCGACCGCGAGGAGATTCTCTTCACCATCCGCAAGGCGCTCTTGCGCGCCCACGGCGAAGAGGCGAACGAGCCGCTGCGCACGCCCAGCGCCTTCGTGGGCGGCAGCCGGCGCATGCAGGAGGTGCAGGCGCTGCTGGCGAAGGCGGCCACGGGCATGGCCACCGTGCTGCTGCGCGGTGAGTCCGGCACGGGCAAGGAGCTGGCGGCGAAGGCGGTCCACGACGGCAGTCCTCGCCGCGCGGGGCCCTTCGTGAAGCTGCACTGCGCGGCCCTGCCCGACACGCTGCTGGAGAGCGAGCTGTTCGGCTACGAGAAGGGCGCGTTCACCGGCGCGGCCACGCGCAAGCCCGGCCGCGTGGAGCTGGCGCACGGAGGCACGCTGTTCCTCGACGAAATCGGAGACATCTCGCCCTCGGTGCAGGTGAAGCTGCTGCGAGTCATCCAGGAGCGCGAGCTGGAGCGGCTGGGGGGCACCCAGACGCTGAAGGTGGACGTGCGCTTCGTCGCCGCGACCCACCAGCCGCTCGAGGACATGGTGAAGCAGGGCCGCTTCCGCGAGGACCTCTTCTACCGCCTCAACGTGGTGCCGCTGTGGATGCCGTCCCTGCGCGAGCGCCCCGAGGACATCGAGTCCCTGGCCAAGCACTTCCTGGAAGCCCACGCGAAGACCAACGGCAAGCCGCCCTTCACCCTCACCAACGAGGGGCTCGCGGTGCTCCTCGCCCAGCCCTGGCCGGGCAACGTGCGCCAGCTCCAGAACTTCCTGGAGCGGCTGGTGGTGCTCTCCGACGGGCAGACGCTGACGGGCGAGGACGTGATGCGCGAGCTGGCCCGCCAGCCCGGACTCTCCAGCCCCGTCCCTCCCGTGCCGCAGTCCTCGGTGACGGCCTCGGAGCCAGGAGCCATGGCGGCGAGCTCCGAGTCGGGCCGCACGCTGGAGTCCCAGCGCAAGGACATGGAGCGGCAGGCCATGGTGGACGCGCTGAAGCGCGCGGGCGACAACCGCACGCTGGCCGCGCGGCTGCTCGGCATCAGCCGCCGCACGCTCTACAACAAGCTGGAGGAGTACGGCCTGCTGTAG
- a CDS encoding wax ester/triacylglycerol synthase family O-acyltransferase, with the protein MATQERMASVDALWFHMEAPANLMMITAVLGFEGRLDFERLRTLVLTRLVERYPRFRQRVVLGRLGAPHWEDAEDFDLDAHVVRLPVPAPGDRAAQEAVVSQWMSTPLERSRPLWQVHVLEGAQGGDVLLARLHHCLSDGIALARVLLSLTDGEGAPAAAAPEPAWERPRTPEAGLGRWMRGALAVAGTARTVWRKGAELAAEPILAGDLMRQGALGAAALGKLMVIPPDPRTPLRGTLGQQKRAAWSSPIPLERVKQVGQALGGTVNDVLLAVLSGALRRYLEARDVAPEDLHALVPVNLRPLDEPVPRELGNRFGVVFLRLPVHAESPRRRLSEVARRMAAVKKSPEAVVTFSALELLGYTPAPLERMVVDVFGSKASLVATNVPGPRQPVSLAGVRLRELTFWVPQAAQLGVGVSLFSYAGQVTVGVAADVLRVPDPRVLIQDFHDELDALVGEAAAALDA; encoded by the coding sequence ATGGCGACGCAGGAGCGGATGGCGAGCGTGGACGCGCTCTGGTTCCACATGGAGGCGCCCGCCAACCTGATGATGATTACCGCCGTGCTGGGCTTCGAGGGCCGGCTGGACTTCGAGCGCCTGCGCACCCTGGTCCTCACGCGGCTGGTGGAGCGTTATCCCCGCTTCCGTCAGCGGGTGGTGCTGGGGCGGCTGGGGGCTCCGCACTGGGAGGACGCGGAGGACTTCGACCTCGACGCGCACGTGGTCCGCCTTCCCGTCCCCGCTCCGGGTGACCGCGCCGCGCAGGAGGCGGTGGTGAGCCAGTGGATGAGCACGCCGCTGGAGCGCTCGCGTCCGCTGTGGCAGGTCCATGTACTCGAGGGCGCCCAGGGCGGTGACGTGCTGCTGGCGCGCCTGCACCACTGTCTCTCCGACGGCATCGCCCTGGCGCGGGTGCTGCTCTCGCTCACGGATGGGGAGGGGGCCCCCGCCGCGGCGGCTCCGGAGCCGGCCTGGGAGCGCCCGAGGACACCCGAGGCGGGACTGGGCCGGTGGATGCGTGGGGCGCTCGCGGTGGCGGGCACGGCGCGGACGGTGTGGCGCAAGGGCGCGGAGCTCGCGGCCGAGCCCATCCTGGCCGGAGACTTGATGCGGCAAGGGGCGTTGGGCGCGGCGGCGCTGGGGAAGTTGATGGTGATTCCGCCGGACCCTCGCACGCCGCTGCGAGGCACGCTGGGTCAGCAGAAGCGCGCCGCGTGGTCCTCGCCCATCCCCCTGGAGCGGGTGAAGCAGGTGGGCCAGGCCCTGGGCGGGACGGTCAACGACGTGCTGCTCGCGGTGCTCTCGGGGGCGCTGCGCCGGTACCTGGAAGCGCGCGACGTGGCGCCCGAGGACCTGCACGCGCTGGTGCCGGTGAACCTCCGGCCGCTCGACGAGCCCGTGCCGCGAGAGCTGGGCAACCGCTTCGGCGTGGTGTTCCTGCGATTGCCGGTGCACGCGGAGTCGCCTCGCCGCCGCTTGAGCGAGGTGGCCCGGCGCATGGCCGCGGTGAAGAAGTCGCCCGAGGCGGTGGTGACGTTCAGCGCGCTGGAGCTCCTGGGGTACACGCCGGCGCCCCTCGAGCGGATGGTGGTGGACGTCTTCGGCTCGAAGGCGTCGCTGGTGGCGACGAATGTGCCCGGCCCTCGTCAGCCCGTGTCCCTGGCGGGGGTGCGGCTGCGCGAGCTCACCTTCTGGGTGCCTCAGGCCGCTCAGCTGGGCGTGGGCGTGAGCCTCTTCAGCTACGCGGGCCAGGTGACGGTGGGCGTGGCCGCGGATGTCCTCCGCGTGCCGGACCCGCGCGTGCTCATCCAGGACTTTCACGACGAGCTGGACGCGCTGGTGGGCGAGGCGGCGGCCGCGCTGGACGCGTGA
- a CDS encoding class I SAM-dependent methyltransferase: MPNLLDLPRQALMDLRSRLSHLPLVSQLPLRNVVPDSLSLSSPMPQDTALADPARVLAWQKACERYVHPGQVVMDVCSGTGLRTFLAASRRPRHLYAVDGSRLLDTTRWVARRNGLEDIDFVRVQPWNFQTPGKVDVLLHELLGEALFDAGLVPRMLDLRSRLLRPGGRILPNRFEVFVEPVQLRDEACIPFIWSQRFPSVDYSCLQTLRDAMNPSYFTRVVRSYEVDHLLCDPEPVFAFDLETMTADGLPSRVRFERPVMEEGRVDGFCLFYKVAFDAELSFTVSPLRGQNHAGMTFLRVDSREFERYEMLTFELELANPADVRTWRWNFL; encoded by the coding sequence ATGCCCAATCTGCTCGACCTGCCGCGGCAGGCATTGATGGATTTGCGGTCTCGTTTGAGCCACCTCCCGCTGGTCTCGCAGCTGCCCTTGCGCAACGTGGTGCCGGACAGTCTGTCATTGTCGAGTCCCATGCCCCAGGACACGGCCTTGGCGGACCCCGCGCGGGTGCTGGCGTGGCAGAAGGCCTGCGAGCGCTACGTGCATCCCGGGCAGGTGGTGATGGACGTGTGCTCGGGGACGGGGCTGCGCACCTTCCTGGCCGCGTCGCGGCGCCCCAGGCACCTGTACGCGGTGGACGGCTCGCGCCTGCTCGACACGACGCGTTGGGTCGCACGACGCAACGGGTTGGAAGACATTGACTTCGTGCGGGTGCAGCCGTGGAACTTCCAGACGCCGGGGAAGGTGGACGTGCTGCTGCACGAATTGCTGGGCGAGGCGCTCTTCGACGCGGGGCTGGTGCCTCGGATGTTGGATTTGCGCTCGCGGCTGCTCAGGCCCGGAGGCCGCATCCTCCCCAACCGCTTCGAGGTCTTCGTGGAGCCGGTGCAGCTGCGCGACGAGGCCTGCATCCCCTTCATCTGGAGCCAGCGCTTCCCCAGCGTGGACTACAGCTGCCTTCAGACGCTGCGCGACGCGATGAACCCGTCGTACTTCACCCGCGTGGTGCGCTCTTACGAGGTGGACCACCTGCTGTGCGATCCGGAGCCCGTCTTCGCCTTCGACCTGGAGACGATGACGGCGGACGGCCTGCCCAGCCGCGTCCGCTTCGAGCGGCCGGTGATGGAGGAGGGGCGCGTGGATGGCTTCTGCCTCTTCTACAAGGTGGCCTTCGACGCGGAGCTGTCCTTCACGGTGTCGCCGTTGCGAGGACAGAACCACGCGGGCATGACGTTCCTGCGCGTGGACTCGCGCGAGTTCGAGCGCTACGAGATGCTGACCTTCGAGCTGGAGCTGGCCAACCCCGCGGACGTGCGCACGTGGCGGTGGAATTTCCTCTGA
- a CDS encoding ABC transporter ATP-binding protein, with product MSNPAPRAAIELVGVHKSFDGQPVLRGVDLVVREGSTCVLLGVSGSGKTVLMKHVDGLLKPDQGQVLVEGEDLARLDTAGLARVRRKLGILFQGGALFDSLSVEDNVAFPLRERLGLPEREVLARVRRVLAWVGLEEASALLPAELSGGMLKRAAFARAIVMEPRILLYDDPTAGLDPLKTQSVVEVILTGRQQLKATSLVITPDVGTAFQVGDSLALLHEGRIVEHASPTVFRESQHPAVRAFLHDWLSRRARHAGHPDSHAPAPH from the coding sequence ATGAGCAATCCCGCGCCGCGCGCGGCCATCGAGTTGGTGGGCGTGCACAAGTCGTTCGACGGGCAGCCGGTGCTGCGGGGCGTGGACCTGGTGGTGCGCGAAGGCTCCACCTGCGTGCTGCTCGGAGTCTCCGGCTCAGGCAAGACGGTGTTGATGAAGCATGTGGACGGGCTGCTGAAGCCGGACCAGGGGCAGGTGCTCGTGGAGGGCGAGGACCTGGCGCGCCTGGACACCGCGGGGCTGGCGCGCGTGCGCCGCAAGCTGGGCATCCTGTTCCAGGGCGGGGCCCTGTTCGACTCGCTCAGCGTCGAGGACAACGTGGCCTTCCCTCTTCGAGAGCGGCTGGGGCTCCCCGAGCGCGAGGTGCTCGCCCGCGTGCGGCGCGTGCTGGCCTGGGTGGGACTGGAGGAGGCCTCGGCGCTGCTCCCCGCCGAGCTGTCGGGTGGCATGCTCAAGCGCGCGGCGTTCGCCCGCGCCATCGTCATGGAGCCGCGCATCCTCCTCTACGACGACCCCACGGCGGGGTTGGACCCGCTCAAGACGCAGTCCGTCGTGGAGGTCATCCTCACGGGCAGGCAACAGTTGAAGGCCACCTCCCTCGTCATCACCCCGGATGTGGGCACCGCGTTCCAGGTCGGCGATTCCCTGGCGCTGCTGCACGAGGGCCGCATCGTCGAACACGCCTCCCCGACGGTGTTCCGTGAGTCACAACACCCCGCCGTGCGTGCCTTCCTCCATGACTGGCTTTCGCGCCGCGCCCGCCATGCGGGGCACCCGGACTCCCACGCGCCCGCTCCCCATTGA